One segment of Gammaproteobacteria bacterium DNA contains the following:
- a CDS encoding protein-L-isoaspartate O-methyltransferase, which produces MTAFNFEQARFNMIEQQIRPWEVLDQRVLDTLTRTPREDFTPERYRNLAFSDVAIPIGHGEVMLKPNIEGRILQALAVQPTDQILEVGAGSGYLTACLAQLANSVISVDIIPDFIEAAHGKLKAHGITNVVLHTGDASRGWGERRYHVIAVTGSVARVDEVWRQSLRLGGRLFIVTGQLPVMEALLITRVGEQEWTQESLFETELPPLRGANPVKTFEF; this is translated from the coding sequence ATGACCGCATTCAATTTTGAGCAGGCGCGTTTTAACATGATCGAGCAGCAGATCCGGCCCTGGGAGGTGCTGGATCAGCGCGTACTGGATACCCTGACCCGGACGCCGCGCGAGGATTTCACGCCGGAACGCTACCGCAATCTGGCTTTCAGCGACGTCGCTATCCCCATTGGCCACGGTGAAGTCATGCTGAAACCCAATATCGAGGGTCGCATTCTCCAGGCGTTGGCGGTGCAGCCGACGGATCAAATCCTGGAAGTGGGCGCCGGCAGCGGCTACCTGACGGCTTGTCTGGCGCAGCTGGCCAACAGCGTGATCAGCGTCGACATTATTCCCGACTTCATTGAAGCAGCCCATGGTAAGCTCAAGGCGCATGGAATCACTAATGTTGTACTCCATACCGGGGACGCCAGCCGTGGTTGGGGTGAACGCCGCTATCACGTTATCGCCGTGACCGGCTCGGTTGCCAGGGTTGATGAAGTTTGGCGCCAGAGTCTACGTTTGGGTGGACGACTGTTTATCGTGACGGGTCAATTGCCGGTGATGGAAGCCTTGCTGATCACTCGGGTTGGCGAACAGGAATGGACCCAGGAAAGTTTGTTTGAAACCGAATTACCTCCATTGCGCGGCGCTAATCCGGTCAAGACGTTTGAATTTTGA
- a CDS encoding TolC family outer membrane protein: protein MTKMRYSLGAVIVAALLYSSSVGAEDLLHIYRQSLESDPVLKAAAASQQASQEAKPQARALLLPNIGVTASQGNTFGAVGSTTGRSSYDTHNYAISVVQPLYNRSSQVQQRLAEATVNQADIDFLNAENDLILRVAQAYFSVLAALDNLTFATAEKNAFARQLEQANRRFEVGLATITDVYDAQARFDGAVSSEISALNTLANTREQLRQLTGQDYAQLNILGNRMPLALPKPSDPEAWVRMALENNLSLQSAGFGVEQARENIKLQKSGHYPKLDLSVSRADVDSGFTHSYSSQANLQLTIPIYSGGAVSSRSRQAAYNYEASRQNLEDLQRNTITTVRNAYRGQETAISQIKALDQTRVSTRSALEATQAGYEVGTRTIVDVLNAETDVYRAERDYAQARYSYVVNVLTLRQAAGRLTEEDVIEINGWLGAAHPTSGVPVAQADAGSTNALTGKNMNNGSKRTIAKPSKP, encoded by the coding sequence ATGACTAAAATGCGTTACTCACTAGGAGCGGTGATCGTTGCTGCATTATTGTACAGTTCATCCGTGGGGGCGGAAGACCTGCTGCACATCTATCGCCAGTCTTTGGAAAGCGATCCGGTGCTCAAGGCCGCCGCCGCCAGCCAGCAAGCCTCCCAGGAGGCCAAGCCGCAGGCCCGGGCTTTATTATTGCCTAATATCGGGGTCACCGCTTCCCAGGGAAACACCTTTGGCGCTGTAGGATCAACAACCGGACGATCCTCATACGACACCCACAACTATGCGATCAGCGTGGTGCAACCACTCTATAACCGAAGCAGTCAGGTGCAGCAACGGCTGGCGGAGGCGACGGTCAATCAGGCGGACATTGATTTTCTCAATGCCGAAAACGACTTGATCCTGCGGGTCGCGCAAGCCTACTTCAGCGTATTAGCAGCGCTGGATAATCTGACTTTCGCGACGGCGGAAAAAAATGCATTCGCCCGTCAACTAGAGCAGGCCAACCGGCGATTCGAGGTCGGTCTGGCGACGATTACTGACGTTTACGATGCCCAGGCGCGCTTTGACGGCGCGGTGTCTTCCGAGATCAGCGCGCTCAACACGCTGGCGAATACGCGCGAACAATTGCGGCAATTGACCGGTCAGGATTATGCGCAGTTGAACATCCTGGGTAACCGGATGCCGCTGGCGCTGCCCAAACCAAGCGACCCCGAAGCCTGGGTGCGCATGGCCCTGGAGAATAATCTGTCGCTGCAAAGCGCCGGTTTCGGCGTGGAACAGGCGCGGGAAAATATCAAACTCCAGAAATCCGGCCATTATCCCAAATTGGACTTGAGCGTCAGTCGTGCGGATGTCGACAGCGGTTTTACCCATAGCTACAGCAGCCAGGCTAATCTTCAACTGACTATTCCCATCTATAGCGGCGGCGCGGTGTCCTCGCGTTCCCGCCAAGCTGCTTATAACTATGAAGCATCCCGTCAAAATCTGGAAGATTTGCAGCGTAACACCATTACTACCGTTCGTAATGCCTATCGGGGTCAGGAAACTGCTATCAGTCAAATCAAGGCGCTTGATCAGACCCGCGTTTCGACCCGCAGCGCCCTGGAAGCAACCCAGGCGGGTTATGAAGTGGGCACCCGCACCATCGTGGATGTGTTGAACGCTGAAACCGATGTGTACCGAGCCGAACGGGATTATGCCCAAGCCCGCTATTCCTACGTGGTCAATGTCTTGACGCTGCGGCAGGCTGCGGGTCGGCTGACCGAGGAAGATGTGATCGAAATCAATGGCTGGCTGGGCGCCGCCCATCCGACCAGCGGCGTTCCTGTTGCGCAGGCAGATGCGGGATCGACGAATGCTCTCACTGGCAAGAACATGAATAATGGCAGCAAGCGCACCATCGCTAAACCCTCCAAACCGTAA
- a CDS encoding RDD family protein — protein sequence MLTPAELPRRLAAIVYDGLLLAGVLIFASALAWGLMALLLGSAAVTLDNPLSGNPFFQTYLLLVCFFFYGGFWVRDGQTLGMRAWRLRITRHDGRGIGWSQALLRFLTASLWLTPFYLHPLFQVSVATSVWIGLAVLLFLLALRVPDQVSETELVVLPRPGQVE from the coding sequence ATGCTGACGCCAGCCGAATTGCCGCGCCGGTTGGCGGCTATCGTTTACGATGGCCTGTTGCTGGCTGGGGTATTGATCTTTGCCTCCGCGCTAGCCTGGGGCCTAATGGCGCTGCTGCTGGGCAGCGCGGCGGTTACCCTCGATAATCCGCTAAGTGGTAATCCCTTTTTTCAAACTTATCTGCTCCTGGTCTGCTTCTTTTTCTATGGCGGCTTCTGGGTTCGCGATGGCCAAACCCTGGGGATGCGCGCCTGGCGCTTACGCATCACGCGGCATGATGGCCGGGGCATCGGTTGGTCGCAAGCGTTACTGCGCTTTCTGACCGCCAGTCTGTGGCTAACGCCCTTCTATTTACACCCGCTGTTTCAAGTCAGCGTGGCTACCAGCGTATGGATCGGCCTGGCGGTTCTGCTGTTCCTGTTGGCGTTGCGCGTACCGGATCAGGTTTCAGAAACCGAGCTGGTGGTCTTGCCTCGTCCAGGGCAAGTTGAATGA
- the hemF gene encoding oxygen-dependent coproporphyrinogen oxidase — translation MNSDDALSVHGPPVLTYLHELQDRLTAALETVDGGATFHEDAWERPVSDSALAGGGRSRVLREGALFEQAGINLSHVTGTRLPPSATAQRPELAGRGFAAMGVSLVVHPRNPYIPTSHANVRFFNAFREDAEPAWWFGGGFDLTPYYGFEEDCVHWHRTAQAACESFGPEVYPRCKRACDEYFFLKHRNEPRGVGGLFFDDLNEGGFAHCFAFMRSVGDHFLPAYLPIVEQRRAWPYGEREREFQLYRRGRYVEFNLVYDRGTLFGLQSGGRTESILMSLPPRVRWEYYWRPEPGSPEAQLYEFFLQPRDWLAPLDRQ, via the coding sequence ATGAACAGTGATGACGCTTTATCGGTTCACGGTCCACCGGTTCTGACTTATCTGCACGAATTGCAGGACCGCTTGACCGCCGCGCTGGAAACGGTCGATGGCGGCGCGACCTTTCACGAAGACGCCTGGGAGCGTCCCGTGTCTGATTCTGCATTAGCCGGCGGCGGTCGCAGCCGGGTGTTGCGCGAGGGCGCATTGTTCGAACAGGCGGGAATTAATCTCTCGCATGTCACGGGAACCCGTCTGCCGCCCTCAGCGACCGCGCAACGCCCGGAGTTGGCGGGGCGCGGTTTTGCAGCGATGGGTGTGTCCCTGGTGGTCCATCCACGCAATCCTTATATCCCAACTTCCCATGCCAATGTCCGGTTTTTTAATGCGTTCCGGGAGGACGCTGAGCCGGCCTGGTGGTTCGGCGGCGGGTTCGATCTCACGCCGTACTATGGTTTCGAGGAGGACTGTGTGCATTGGCATCGCACAGCGCAAGCGGCCTGCGAATCGTTTGGGCCGGAGGTTTACCCGCGCTGCAAACGCGCCTGTGACGAGTATTTCTTTCTGAAGCACCGCAATGAACCGCGTGGAGTTGGTGGGTTGTTCTTCGACGATCTGAACGAAGGCGGTTTCGCGCACTGTTTCGCCTTCATGCGCAGCGTCGGCGACCATTTTTTGCCGGCCTATCTGCCCATCGTCGAACAGCGGCGGGCGTGGCCCTATGGCGAGAGGGAGCGGGAGTTTCAACTGTATAGGCGGGGGCGCTATGTCGAATTCAACCTGGTGTACGACCGGGGAACGTTATTTGGCTTGCAATCCGGCGGGCGGACCGAATCCATTCTGATGTCGCTGCCACCCCGGGTGCGCTGGGAATATTACTGGCGACCCGAACCCGGCAGTCCCGAAGCACAGCTTTATGAGTTTTTTCTGCAACCGCGTGACTGGCTGGCCCCGCTTGACAGGCAGTAG
- a CDS encoding prepilin-type N-terminal cleavage/methylation domain-containing protein yields the protein MKRQRGFTLIELMITLAIVAIVAAIAYPSYTESVRKSRRADARAVLLEAAQFMERIYTENLTTGYAGGPPPNDAATRLVNMGLTQSPKEGGPPGGYYTITVGNLGQNTFTVTATPATADQGNDQCGGLTGPTLNLNQAGQKGLNNQFPPAIAANVIEQCWR from the coding sequence ATGAAACGACAACGAGGCTTTACCCTGATCGAGTTGATGATTACCTTAGCGATTGTCGCGATTGTCGCCGCGATTGCTTACCCGTCTTATACCGAGAGTGTGCGTAAATCGCGGCGGGCGGACGCCCGGGCGGTGCTGCTGGAAGCGGCGCAGTTCATGGAGCGGATTTACACAGAGAATTTAACAACGGGCTATGCCGGTGGTCCTCCACCCAATGATGCAGCGACTCGATTAGTTAACATGGGCCTTACGCAATCTCCCAAAGAAGGTGGGCCGCCCGGTGGCTATTACACCATTACTGTGGGGAATCTGGGTCAGAACACTTTTACCGTAACCGCCACGCCAGCGACTGCTGACCAAGGCAACGATCAATGTGGTGGGCTGACCGGACCAACGCTGAACCTCAACCAAGCCGGCCAAAAAGGATTGAATAATCAATTTCCTCCAGCAATTGCCGCTAACGTCATCGAGCAATGCTGGCGTTAG
- a CDS encoding HNH endonuclease: MYGLEQQVLHTDVTGMPLEWIDYQQAVRLYCAEQVAYTCGMALYTVRGGVNARTGRRSVLTVNSILATQGGAYARLRAREDYVPPLSNAALFRRDCNTCLYCGETFSVRDLSRDHVRPVVQGGIDHWNNVVTACKPCNHRKGGKTPEQAGMQLLAIPFVPNHAEYVYLQGKRVLADQMDFLRAHFPRSSPLHRRLAGLA, translated from the coding sequence ATGTACGGGTTGGAACAGCAGGTGCTGCACACGGATGTCACGGGAATGCCGTTGGAATGGATTGATTATCAACAGGCGGTGCGCCTCTATTGCGCCGAGCAGGTAGCCTACACCTGCGGCATGGCGCTTTATACGGTGCGCGGCGGCGTCAATGCGCGCACGGGTCGGCGCAGCGTTCTCACGGTGAATTCCATCCTGGCCACGCAGGGCGGCGCTTACGCCCGGTTGCGCGCGCGCGAAGACTACGTGCCGCCGTTGTCGAATGCGGCGCTGTTCCGGCGTGATTGCAACACCTGCTTGTATTGCGGCGAAACCTTTTCAGTTCGGGATTTATCCCGTGACCACGTCCGGCCGGTGGTGCAGGGTGGGATTGACCACTGGAACAATGTGGTCACCGCTTGCAAGCCGTGCAACCATCGCAAGGGCGGCAAGACCCCGGAACAAGCGGGTATGCAATTATTAGCCATTCCGTTCGTGCCCAATCATGCGGAGTATGTGTATCTGCAAGGCAAGCGGGTGCTGGCTGATCAGATGGATTTTCTGCGCGCGCATTTTCCCCGGTCGAGTCCCTTGCACCGGCGCCTGGCAGGGCTGGCTTGA
- a CDS encoding Re/Si-specific NAD(P)(+) transhydrogenase subunit alpha: MPVRMAVPKEIISGEQRVALDPTMAERFSKLGAEILVEKGAGLSAFFTDEAYGKSSRLIDSAQALYAEADVVFKVQGPTLEEVELLKDGSTLLAVLMPHRNLDVVKRLRDKKITSFAMELIPRISRAQSMDVLSSQAAVAGYYVALRAASLASGFFPMLTTAAGTIRPSKVVIVGAGVAGLQAIATAKRLGAMVEAYDIRPAARQEIESLGAKMIDTGVNAAAEGGYARELTAEEKQKQADVLAKHIAACNAVITTAAIPGRPAPKIVTTAMVENMKRGAVIVDLAAESGGNCELTRPGETYESNGVIIDGPLNIPSNFPVPASEMYAKNLFNFLSPMIKDGALNLDWDDEVIAKSALTRDGQIVHEPTSKLV; encoded by the coding sequence ATGCCTGTTCGTATGGCCGTCCCGAAAGAAATCATTTCGGGCGAACAGCGGGTCGCGCTAGACCCGACTATGGCCGAGCGTTTTAGCAAGCTCGGCGCAGAAATCCTGGTGGAAAAAGGTGCCGGTCTCAGCGCCTTCTTCACTGACGAAGCGTATGGCAAAAGCAGCCGTTTGATAGATAGCGCGCAAGCGTTGTACGCCGAAGCCGATGTGGTCTTCAAGGTGCAAGGGCCGACCCTGGAGGAAGTAGAATTGCTCAAGGACGGCTCGACGCTGCTCGCCGTGCTGATGCCGCACCGCAACCTGGATGTCGTCAAGCGGTTGCGCGACAAGAAGATCACCAGCTTCGCCATGGAGTTGATTCCGCGCATCTCTCGCGCCCAGTCGATGGACGTGCTGTCCTCCCAGGCCGCCGTGGCCGGCTATTACGTCGCCTTGCGCGCCGCCAGCTTGGCCAGCGGGTTCTTCCCGATGCTGACCACCGCCGCCGGCACCATCCGCCCCTCCAAGGTCGTCATCGTCGGCGCAGGCGTCGCGGGCTTGCAAGCCATCGCCACCGCCAAACGGCTAGGCGCAATGGTGGAAGCCTACGATATCCGTCCGGCGGCTCGCCAGGAAATCGAATCGTTGGGCGCCAAGATGATCGACACCGGCGTCAACGCTGCCGCCGAAGGCGGTTACGCCCGTGAATTGACAGCGGAAGAAAAGCAGAAACAGGCTGACGTGTTGGCTAAGCACATCGCGGCTTGCAATGCCGTTATCACCACTGCTGCTATTCCTGGCCGGCCTGCACCGAAGATTGTCACCACCGCCATGGTGGAAAACATGAAGCGTGGCGCGGTGATCGTTGATCTCGCGGCGGAATCCGGCGGCAATTGCGAGTTGACCCGCCCTGGCGAGACCTACGAGTCTAACGGCGTGATCATCGACGGCCCGCTCAACATCCCCAGTAATTTCCCGGTTCCCGCCAGCGAAATGTACGCCAAGAATCTGTTCAACTTCCTGTCGCCGATGATCAAGGATGGCGCGTTGAATTTGGACTGGGATGACGAAGTGATCGCCAAAAGCGCGTTGACCCGCGATGGGCAGATTGTCCACGAACCCACCAGCAAGCTGGTCTAA
- a CDS encoding NAD(P) transhydrogenase subunit alpha, which produces MKDVVAFFSPIYILMLAGFLGYEIIGRVPVILHTPLMSGTNFVHGIVLVGAMVALGQAVTPLEQAIGFLAVLLGAGNAVGGYFVTERMLEMFKSSKGQEK; this is translated from the coding sequence ATGAAAGACGTTGTCGCGTTTTTCTCCCCGATTTACATCCTGATGTTGGCCGGATTTCTCGGCTATGAAATTATCGGCCGGGTGCCGGTCATCCTGCACACGCCGTTGATGTCCGGCACTAACTTCGTGCATGGCATCGTGCTGGTCGGCGCGATGGTGGCACTGGGCCAGGCCGTGACTCCCCTGGAGCAGGCGATTGGGTTCCTGGCGGTATTGCTGGGCGCCGGTAATGCGGTCGGCGGCTACTTCGTCACGGAACGGATGCTCGAAATGTTCAAGAGCAGCAAGGGTCAGGAGAAGTAA
- a CDS encoding NAD(P)(+) transhydrogenase (Re/Si-specific) subunit beta has protein sequence MGYLIETVYFLTAAIFIIGLKQMSHPTTARKGIVWAGYGMVLATLVSFVHPQITAHINAFNYVLTLIAIAIGGAIAWWGAKKVPMTAMPQMIAIYNGMGGGAAAAIAAVELLKDHGHELPSNTTLLMAVAGALIGTVAFSGSVVAFGKLQELKFFRDDAKFRFAGQQKVNAIVFGAAVVLGLVISLGHVFGGPALTLFFLLALAFGAMMALPIGGADMPVVISLFNAFTGLAVALEGFVLGNSAMIIAGIIVGSSGTLLTLMMAKAMNRSVANVLFSNWAALASGEAQAVTGSLKPMEPPDAAIQMAYAAKVIIVPGYGMAVAQAQHKIWEMCKLLIERDVVVKFAIHPVAGRMPGHMNVLLAEAGVPYDLIFDMDEINEEFQTADVALVIGANDVVNPAARTDKASPIYGMPILNVDHAKNVQVIKRGKGVGFAGIENALFFADNTRMVYGDAQKVAAGLIQGIKDLG, from the coding sequence ATGGGTTATCTGATTGAAACGGTGTATTTCCTGACGGCCGCGATCTTCATCATCGGCCTCAAGCAGATGTCGCATCCGACGACCGCCCGCAAAGGCATTGTTTGGGCGGGCTATGGCATGGTGCTAGCCACGCTGGTCAGCTTCGTCCATCCCCAAATCACGGCGCACATTAACGCGTTCAATTATGTATTGACGCTGATCGCCATCGCTATTGGCGGCGCGATTGCCTGGTGGGGCGCTAAAAAAGTGCCGATGACTGCTATGCCGCAGATGATCGCCATCTACAACGGCATGGGCGGCGGCGCGGCGGCGGCCATCGCGGCGGTCGAATTGCTCAAGGATCATGGCCACGAACTGCCGTCCAACACCACGCTGCTGATGGCGGTGGCGGGCGCGCTGATCGGTACGGTGGCATTCTCCGGTTCGGTAGTCGCCTTCGGCAAATTGCAGGAACTCAAGTTTTTCCGCGATGACGCCAAGTTCCGTTTTGCCGGGCAGCAAAAAGTTAACGCAATCGTTTTTGGTGCAGCGGTGGTGCTGGGGTTGGTCATTTCGCTGGGTCATGTCTTCGGCGGACCGGCGCTGACCCTTTTCTTCCTGCTGGCGCTGGCTTTCGGCGCGATGATGGCCCTGCCCATCGGCGGCGCGGACATGCCGGTCGTTATCTCCCTGTTCAACGCCTTTACCGGTCTGGCCGTCGCCCTGGAAGGTTTCGTGCTGGGCAACTCAGCCATGATTATCGCCGGCATCATCGTCGGCTCGTCGGGTACTTTGCTAACCCTGATGATGGCCAAGGCGATGAACCGTTCAGTCGCTAACGTGCTGTTCAGTAACTGGGCGGCGCTGGCCAGTGGCGAGGCGCAGGCGGTCACCGGCAGTCTCAAACCGATGGAGCCGCCGGATGCGGCGATTCAGATGGCCTATGCCGCCAAGGTGATCATTGTGCCCGGCTATGGCATGGCGGTGGCTCAGGCGCAGCACAAGATTTGGGAAATGTGCAAACTGCTGATAGAGCGGGATGTTGTGGTCAAATTCGCTATTCACCCGGTCGCTGGCCGGATGCCCGGGCACATGAATGTGCTGCTGGCGGAAGCTGGAGTGCCCTACGACCTGATCTTCGATATGGATGAGATCAACGAAGAGTTTCAAACCGCAGATGTCGCGCTGGTGATTGGCGCGAATGACGTGGTGAATCCAGCGGCGCGCACCGACAAGGCCAGCCCGATCTACGGGATGCCGATCCTGAATGTGGATCACGCCAAGAACGTGCAGGTCATCAAGCGCGGCAAAGGCGTGGGCTTCGCGGGCATCGAGAACGCGCTGTTCTTCGCCGACAATACCCGGATGGTGTACGGTGATGCGCAGAAAGTTGCGGCGGGCCTGATCCAGGGCATCAAGGATCTGGGTTAG
- a CDS encoding DegQ family serine endoprotease: protein MPRLKQPYWLVAALALFWAVAAHSAEYPDFVTLVEKYSPAVVSINTKSEPKEKDRPWRNHPPIPENSPFFDYFKKFFDQMPDSVPQPRSSVGSGFILSADGYVVTNAHVVDEMDSIIVGLSDRTEWPAEVVGKDSRSDIALLKVKADKSLPTVKIGDIGKVKVGQWVLAIGSPFGFERSATQGIISALGRSLPRDSYVPFIQTDAAVNPGNSGGPLFNLDGEVIGVNSQIYSRSGGYQGLSFAIPIDVAMEVIEQLKTGGKVSRGWLGVMIQEVTPELAQSFNLDKPRGALVGQVLPDSPAQAAGVQVGDIIVAFNDQPVHQSSELPPLVGRIRPGSSAPLTLIREGKEQTLTIKLEELPEDQKLQQAIAVPPSGGRLGLVVSELAVNQQKEGAKGVLVKEVNEGPAASAGIRSGDIIARLNNVEITDLDQFGKLVKELPTGRPIPILVKRDNGALFLALTIPAKAE, encoded by the coding sequence ATGCCACGACTGAAACAGCCCTACTGGCTGGTCGCCGCTCTGGCCCTGTTTTGGGCCGTTGCCGCCCATTCCGCCGAATATCCTGATTTCGTCACCCTGGTCGAGAAATACAGCCCAGCGGTGGTCAGCATCAACACCAAATCGGAACCCAAGGAAAAGGATCGGCCTTGGCGTAATCATCCGCCCATCCCCGAGAACAGCCCGTTCTTCGACTACTTCAAGAAATTCTTCGATCAAATGCCCGATTCCGTCCCGCAACCACGCTCCTCGGTCGGTTCCGGCTTTATCCTCTCTGCAGATGGCTACGTGGTTACCAACGCCCACGTCGTCGACGAGATGGACAGCATCATCGTCGGTCTCTCTGATCGCACCGAATGGCCCGCCGAAGTCGTGGGCAAGGATAGCCGCAGCGATATTGCGTTACTCAAGGTCAAAGCCGACAAGTCCTTGCCAACGGTGAAAATTGGCGACATCGGCAAGGTCAAGGTCGGCCAGTGGGTGCTGGCGATTGGCTCGCCCTTTGGCTTTGAGCGCAGCGCCACTCAGGGCATTATTAGCGCTCTCGGTCGCAGCCTGCCCCGCGATAGCTATGTACCCTTTATCCAGACTGACGCTGCGGTTAACCCCGGCAACTCCGGCGGTCCGCTATTCAATCTCGACGGTGAGGTGATCGGCGTCAATTCACAGATTTACAGCCGCTCCGGCGGTTATCAGGGTCTGTCCTTTGCCATACCCATCGATGTGGCGATGGAAGTCATCGAGCAACTCAAGACTGGCGGCAAGGTCAGTCGCGGCTGGCTGGGCGTTATGATCCAGGAAGTCACTCCGGAACTGGCGCAATCCTTCAATCTCGACAAGCCACGCGGTGCGCTGGTCGGTCAAGTGTTGCCTGATAGCCCGGCCCAGGCCGCCGGCGTCCAGGTCGGCGATATTATCGTCGCCTTCAACGACCAGCCTGTCCACCAGTCCAGCGAGCTGCCACCGCTTGTCGGACGCATCCGGCCTGGTTCCAGCGCGCCGCTGACCCTGATCCGTGAAGGCAAGGAACAGACGTTGACGATCAAGCTTGAAGAATTGCCTGAGGACCAAAAGTTACAGCAGGCGATTGCCGTACCGCCCTCCGGCGGCCGACTGGGCCTGGTGGTGAGTGAATTAGCCGTCAATCAGCAGAAAGAAGGCGCCAAAGGGGTATTGGTTAAGGAAGTGAACGAGGGTCCTGCAGCCAGCGCTGGCATCCGTTCGGGGGACATTATTGCCCGCCTGAACAATGTTGAAATCACCGACCTGGACCAGTTTGGAAAGCTGGTCAAGGAATTGCCGACCGGACGACCGATCCCCATCCTGGTCAAACGCGATAACGGCGCGCTGTTTCTGGCGCTGACGATTCCGGCAAAGGCCGAGTGA
- a CDS encoding nucleotidyltransferase family protein: MSSCTLPDILKKKDLLQKVSLREWDHLLPWARRVGVVAKLYTTLEAQGQLNRVPPQVQPHLEAASIIAAEHERRIRWECNRIQRALFDLGKIDFPVILLKGAAYVMSSLPCAHGRLVSDVDIMVPKARLPTLEKILQKHGWETVKNSDYDQKYYRQWMHELPPMRHRLRGTILDVHHTILPETSRLKPDPALLIAAARSVPNTPFHVFCPADLVLHSAAHAFQEELGNPLRDLLDLHELLTYFNQREPGFWENLPQRARQLKLSRPLFYALRYTRRILDTPVPENVNQALKSVRPPWLLLQIMDRLIDQVALSEHPRRWGPAIAGWLLYIRSHWLRMPPLLLARHLGYKAWLQWKPGRTNQARL, from the coding sequence ATGTCATCCTGCACCTTGCCGGACATTCTCAAAAAAAAAGATTTATTACAAAAAGTTAGTCTGCGTGAATGGGATCATTTACTACCCTGGGCGCGGCGGGTCGGGGTAGTGGCTAAACTTTACACCACCTTGGAAGCACAAGGTCAACTCAACCGCGTGCCTCCTCAAGTGCAACCCCATCTCGAAGCCGCATCCATCATCGCCGCCGAACACGAACGCCGCATCCGCTGGGAATGCAATCGCATTCAGCGCGCTTTGTTCGATCTTGGCAAGATTGATTTTCCAGTGATTTTACTCAAGGGCGCTGCCTACGTGATGAGCAGTCTACCCTGCGCGCATGGCCGTTTAGTGTCAGACGTGGACATTATGGTTCCCAAAGCGCGCCTGCCGACCCTGGAAAAAATCCTGCAAAAGCACGGATGGGAAACTGTAAAAAATTCCGACTACGACCAGAAATACTACCGGCAATGGATGCACGAACTGCCGCCCATGCGCCACCGGCTGCGCGGAACCATCCTCGACGTTCACCATACCATTCTACCGGAAACCAGCCGCCTCAAACCCGATCCGGCCCTGCTTATCGCCGCCGCCCGTTCCGTACCCAACACCCCATTCCACGTCTTCTGTCCCGCTGATCTGGTGCTGCACAGCGCTGCCCACGCCTTCCAGGAAGAACTCGGCAACCCCCTGCGCGATCTCCTCGATCTGCACGAGTTGCTCACCTACTTCAACCAACGCGAACCTGGTTTCTGGGAAAACCTGCCACAACGCGCCCGCCAACTCAAGCTCAGCCGTCCACTCTTCTACGCCCTGCGCTATACCCGGCGCATTCTCGACACTCCCGTGCCGGAAAACGTCAATCAGGCGCTCAAAAGCGTCAGGCCGCCCTGGCTCCTTCTCCAAATCATGGATCGGCTCATCGACCAGGTCGCGTTAAGCGAGCATCCCCGTCGCTGGGGTCCCGCCATCGCCGGCTGGCTGCTCTACATCCGCTCCCACTGGCTGCGCATGCCGCCCCTGCTGCTCGCTCGTCACCTCGGCTATAAAGCCTGGCTACAGTGGAAACCGGGAAGGACGAACCAAGCCCGTCTCTGA
- a CDS encoding HPr-rel-A system PqqD family peptide chaperone, with amino-acid sequence MIDHINCWAFQVSRVSCHKFDDDRYFLFDKLSGRTHLINEFCMNALSILQQGCLSAESLLTALSEENGFFIDEEWVIYIDNMLTDLDEQGLIEPSTL; translated from the coding sequence ATGATTGATCATATAAACTGTTGGGCTTTTCAAGTCAGTCGGGTATCGTGTCATAAATTTGATGATGACCGCTATTTCCTCTTCGATAAGCTATCAGGTAGAACTCATTTAATTAATGAGTTTTGTATGAATGCTCTAAGCATTCTTCAGCAAGGCTGCTTAAGTGCTGAGAGCCTGCTTACCGCTCTCAGTGAAGAAAATGGTTTTTTTATCGATGAAGAATGGGTTATTTACATTGACAATATGTTAACCGATTTAGATGAGCAAGGGCTGATTGAACCATCGACGCTGTGA